In Geopsychrobacter electrodiphilus DSM 16401, a single window of DNA contains:
- a CDS encoding dihydroorotate dehydrogenase electron transfer subunit — MKNLQTIVLSNQEISPGYFRMRILAPGYQGKTQPGQFVMFRVRRSLPPLLRRPFGIFQIGFLPADCAGMPEKEFIELIYKVVGSGTEVMRELHQGDRIELLGPLGRGFDIDDEAGDKILVGGGIGLVPLYMLAGSLPDRSKTRLLIGGRSREDIITVTEFERLGVTTHVTTEDGSLGESGLITKILERKLKKYPQAKVYSCGPMPMLRAVEKICSERQVSLQVSLEALMACGVGACLGCVVKGREHSEQNPQYLCTCRQGPVFHSHELDWDRLHQNTDHKEQP; from the coding sequence ATGAAAAACCTGCAAACGATTGTCCTTTCCAATCAGGAAATCTCCCCCGGTTATTTTCGGATGCGTATCCTGGCGCCTGGTTATCAGGGGAAGACGCAACCGGGTCAGTTCGTGATGTTCCGTGTACGGCGCTCGCTTCCGCCCTTGTTACGTCGTCCGTTTGGAATTTTTCAGATTGGTTTTCTCCCTGCCGATTGTGCCGGGATGCCTGAGAAGGAATTTATCGAGCTGATCTACAAGGTTGTCGGCTCCGGTACTGAGGTGATGCGTGAACTGCATCAGGGAGACCGGATCGAATTGCTCGGTCCTCTGGGGCGCGGCTTTGATATTGATGATGAGGCTGGAGATAAAATTCTGGTCGGTGGCGGCATCGGGTTGGTGCCACTCTATATGCTGGCGGGCTCGCTCCCAGATCGCTCAAAAACCCGTCTGCTGATCGGTGGCCGCAGCCGCGAAGACATTATCACAGTGACGGAGTTTGAACGCCTGGGGGTGACGACCCATGTTACGACCGAAGATGGCAGCCTCGGGGAATCCGGACTGATCACCAAGATACTTGAACGCAAACTAAAAAAATATCCGCAAGCCAAGGTCTATTCCTGTGGCCCGATGCCGATGCTGCGTGCGGTCGAAAAAATCTGTTCTGAACGACAGGTCTCACTGCAGGTTTCACTCGAAGCGTTGATGGCTTGTGGCGTTGGTGCCTGTTTGGGATGTGTGGTTAAGGGGCGGGAGCATTCAGAGCAAAATCCGCAATATCTGTGTACCTGCCGGCAGGGGCCGGTATTTCACAGTCATGAACTCGATTGGGATCGCCTGCACCAGAATACCGATCATAAGGAACAGCCATGA